CTTACTAATGTTACTACATACATTTTATTTCCTTTAACTTTTCATGCACAGTTTCTCTCCACtcaaatatgtacatgtacggTATACCCTCTCCAAGTACGACTTGCTTTTGATTCACTTCCAGATTTCTTTAAGGCATGTGTGGCCCTAGTTATTTAACCGCTAGGTGCAAGTTCTCATGTAGGTACTTACATATTTTTTTACCAGTGATGAAAAGTTCTTGCAGTTTGAGTgcaatgttctattagaatatccctttgctgactgctttgttagagtattTGAAAGTACTGCAGAAAATTACCCCCTCTCTGAAGTAGCACTTATCATTGTACTATAAAATTACCCCCTCTCTGAAGTAGCACTTATCATTGTACTATAGGGAGCCACTCCAAAGGATGGCCCATCAGCAGGTTGTACATTAGTGTCAGCATTACTATCACTGGCTATGAATAAACCTGTCAAACAACACTTGGCTATGACCGGGGAGATTTCTCTCACTGGAAAGGTATCATTATGTGTGACTATACAACTGGACTAGTATATAGTTCTTGATAGATACTACCAGTGGGTGGCATTAAGGAGAAAATAATAGCAGTAAGTAGTTATATATTGTGACGATGTTTGTAGCTGGGTTACCCATAGGCCAGACGTAGTGATGTCACCTGTATCATTCTACCAGATAACAATCGTCGTGACTACGAGGACTTACCAGATTTTATTAAGGACGGATTAGAAGTGcattttgtaaaacattattCCGATTTATTCACAATCATATTTTAGGTTTCATTATAATTGGATTATTTCAACAGTATTGTATGAGGGTGAAGTAGTTGCTTTCGCAGTTTACTTTCCAGTATAGAAATTTTATAATCAATCAATGACTTCATAACCTTTATGTTCTCCTGAACGCTAACTAAAGCTTCTTGTTGGTCATGATGAATTCTTTCCAACTGCTGTTGTTGCTGATAACCATATAATTTCATCTCATTCTTCACATAGTCTTCTAACTGACTATAACGTCTTTTCTCAGTTTCCATAGCCTGTTCTAGTTTTTTTAACTGTGCATGAAGCATACCCTCCATTTCACGGTGCTTGGCATCTCTTTGTGCCTGAGAAATGTCCACTTTGGTAGACAACAAGCTCTGTTGTCTACTGATATTGTTCTCAATGAGCTGATTATTATTGAGACATTTTGATGTCAACTCATTTATCTGCCCCTTTAATTTGGTCTCCATGGTAGCTAGCTCCTGTTTTAAGTAAGCCTGAAAGTGTTTGTGATGCGAGTCACGATTTGACATGTCTTGTTTTAGTGTAGCTTCAAGTTCT
The Dysidea avara chromosome 7, odDysAvar1.4, whole genome shotgun sequence genome window above contains:
- the LOC136261884 gene encoding protein FAM81A-like yields the protein MDEDVAIPEGAGSGSKRDDVFSIERRLVQQEAITNILWRREKQLGRELVASSSRSEDSHVRNKRSYDALCKHVDTLAGALRGLNQDMQHLQGQVRLGDHQLDLHDKAVRGLGQWCTHDVRGQISRCDHALMSLMIEVKNCQQEVRTLQREHESKEKFLQEKIQNLEAKNAELEATLKQDMSNRDSHHKHFQAYLKQELATMETKLKGQINELTSKCLNNNQLIENNISRQQSLLSTKVDISQAQRDAKHREMEGMLHAQLKKLEQAMETEKRRYSQLEDYVKNEMKLYGYQQQQQLERIHHDQQEALVSVQENIKVMKSLIDYKISILESKLRKQLLHPHTILLK